The Suncus etruscus isolate mSunEtr1 chromosome 7, mSunEtr1.pri.cur, whole genome shotgun sequence genome includes a window with the following:
- the RGS4 gene encoding regulator of G-protein signaling 4 encodes MCKGLAGLPASCLRSAKDVKHRLGFLLHKSDSGAPGSSLGRKNRTVLCPRVNPEEVKRWAESLENLISHECGLAAFRAFLRSEYSEENLEFWLRCEDYRKTKSAHKLGPQARRIYSEFISVQAAKEVNLDSCTREQTSQNVLEPTITCFDEAQRKIFSLMKKDSYRRFLKSHFYLDFMASAACSPEKQRDAKLVRDGGTSLPLCS; translated from the exons ATGTGCAAAGGGCTGGCCGGGCTCCCCGCGTCCTGCTTGAGGAG TGCCAAGGACGTGAAGCATCGACTGGGTTTCCTGCTACACAAGTCGGACTCTGGGGCACCCGGCTCTTCGCTCGGACGCAAGAACAGGACTGTGCTGTGCCCAAG GGTCAATCCCGAGGAGGTGAAGCGGTGGGCGGAGTCCCTGGAAAACCTCATCAGCCATGAAT GCGGGCTGGCAGCTTTCAGGGCTTTCTTGCGGTCTGAGTACAGCGAGGAGAACCTGGAGTTCTGGCTGCGCTGCGAGGACTACCGCAAGACCAAGTCAGCCCACAAGCTGGGGCCCCAGGCCCGTAGGATCTACAGTGAATTCATCTCCGTGCAGGCCGCCAAAGAG GTCAACTTGGACTCCTGCACCCGGGAGCAGACGAGCCAGAACGTTCTGGAACCCACCATCACCTGCTTCGATGAGGCACAGCGGAAGATCTTCAGCCTGATGAAGAAAGATTCTTACCGCCGCTTCCTCAAGTCCCACTTCTACCTGGATTTCATGGCATCTGCGGCCTGTAGCCCCGAAAAACAGAGGGATGCCAAGCTGGTCAGGGATGGGGGCACATCACTGCCTCTGTGCTCCTGA